Proteins encoded by one window of Synechococcus sp. WH 7805:
- a CDS encoding sirohydrochlorin chelatase: MTLPLDALSDRKHGVLICGHGSRNRLAVEEFEGLAHGLKARLPDLPVEYGFLEFAQPILREGLDRLRAQGVEKVLAIPAMLFAAGHAKNDIPSVLNTYSAETGLDIDYGRELGVDRLMIAAAGARIREALSAAGPCPAADTLLVVVGRGSSDPDANSNVAKVTRMLVEGFGFGWGETVYSGVTFPLVDPGLRHVVKLGFKRIVVFPYFLFSGVLVSRIRQHTHGVADDHPNVEFLEASYLGDHSFVLDTFIERVKEVLGGEASMNCSLCKYRAQVLGFEQEVGLDQASHHHHVEGLTEACDLCEKECTGACQPDGIPIPLGGAHHHHHNHDHGHHHPYPHADHPLGPSTLRRAPSKEDTPEAES, encoded by the coding sequence GTGACCCTGCCGCTCGATGCTCTTTCTGATCGGAAACATGGTGTTCTGATCTGCGGCCATGGGAGCCGGAACCGGCTGGCGGTTGAGGAATTCGAAGGCCTCGCCCACGGCCTGAAGGCCAGGCTTCCAGATCTTCCTGTGGAGTACGGATTTCTTGAATTTGCACAACCCATTCTCCGTGAAGGACTCGATCGCCTCCGGGCCCAGGGAGTTGAAAAGGTTCTGGCCATCCCAGCGATGCTGTTCGCCGCTGGCCACGCAAAGAATGACATTCCATCGGTCCTTAACACCTACAGCGCTGAAACGGGTCTGGACATCGATTACGGACGAGAACTGGGCGTTGATCGACTGATGATTGCGGCGGCGGGGGCACGGATCCGCGAGGCCCTTTCGGCGGCGGGTCCATGCCCAGCGGCGGACACCCTGTTGGTCGTCGTTGGACGTGGATCGTCCGATCCCGATGCCAATTCGAATGTGGCCAAAGTGACTCGCATGCTGGTGGAAGGCTTTGGCTTCGGCTGGGGCGAAACGGTGTATTCAGGCGTGACATTTCCCTTGGTCGATCCAGGTCTGCGGCACGTCGTGAAGCTGGGGTTCAAGCGAATCGTCGTCTTTCCCTATTTCCTGTTTTCAGGGGTCTTGGTCAGCCGGATCCGACAGCACACCCATGGCGTTGCGGATGATCACCCCAACGTCGAATTCCTTGAGGCCTCTTATCTCGGAGATCACAGCTTTGTGCTCGACACCTTCATAGAGAGGGTGAAGGAAGTGCTGGGGGGAGAAGCGTCCATGAACTGCTCGCTATGCAAATACAGGGCACAGGTGCTGGGGTTCGAGCAGGAGGTGGGTTTGGACCAAGCCAGTCACCACCATCACGTGGAGGGCCTGACAGAAGCCTGCGACCTATGTGAAAAGGAGTGCACAGGCGCCTGCCAACCTGACGGAATCCCAATCCCGCTTGGAGGCGCCCACCACCATCATCACAACCATGATCACGGACATCACCATCCTTACCCCCACGCCGACCACCCCCTCGGACCGAGCACACTTCGGCGGGCCCCGTCAAAAGAAGACACACCTGAGGCTGAAAGCTGA
- a CDS encoding DUF2811 domain-containing protein, with amino-acid sequence MDRNHLERCIDTEVPLNEAEAPFVSLEAEIPEVLYKGLKEFIVSNPSWDQYQVMSSALAHFLFQNGCSERAVTQRYLDDLFSRKQA; translated from the coding sequence ATGGACCGCAACCACCTGGAACGCTGCATTGATACGGAAGTACCCCTTAATGAAGCTGAGGCTCCTTTTGTGAGTCTTGAAGCGGAAATTCCTGAAGTTCTCTACAAGGGCCTGAAGGAGTTCATCGTCTCCAATCCTTCTTGGGATCAATACCAGGTCATGAGCTCAGCACTCGCCCATTTTTTGTTTCAAAATGGTTGTTCCGAAAGGGCTGTCACGCAGCGCTATCTCGATGATCTCTTCAGCCGCAAGCAGGCTTGA
- a CDS encoding GMC oxidoreductase, whose protein sequence is MPHHPFEAIVIGSGATGGVAAMTLAEAGVRVLVVEAGPDLSSEQALGSEPINSCRRAEGLLSGRHQRQSQHPGYWKQNPALYADEYQYPYSTPADQPFLWTQGRQVGGRSLTWGGITLRLSDYDFKAADADGYGESWPIGHEDLDPHYGALERLFEVRGNTDGLQHLPDGLLAPPLPLLPEEERFRTALLRHRDVPFIHSRGFEAHAAGSQSSWPKSSSNGSTLRRAMATGRVEMLSGFMAVNLVLHPGQDKARAVVVVNRSSGEQRLLEADLIVLCASTIASLRLLLQSEQKQDSRGFHDPSCLLGQGLMDHVSCCRFFSVPSLTGRKPMQVHDPSSLLSGAGSFFLPFGNYPAYCKGRSFLRGYGLWGAINRFDPPWWLKRHPDQRLGFLIGHGEVLASETNRVTLSDRCDQFGVPMPMISCRWGDNEKAMVTHMQGTIEDCIGVAGGTPASLPDLIHLPFVEPLIRGAIAVQEDSPPPGYYIHEVGGAPMGHSEQTSVVDAYNRLWRCRNVLVVDGACWPSSGWQSPTLTMMAITRRACLEALKPACG, encoded by the coding sequence ATGCCGCATCATCCATTTGAGGCCATCGTGATCGGATCCGGAGCCACCGGAGGTGTGGCTGCGATGACCCTTGCCGAAGCAGGCGTTCGCGTTCTTGTTGTAGAAGCAGGCCCTGATCTTTCCTCTGAACAAGCACTGGGATCAGAACCGATAAATAGCTGTCGGCGAGCCGAGGGGCTGTTGAGCGGCCGTCATCAACGGCAATCCCAGCATCCTGGTTACTGGAAGCAGAATCCAGCGCTCTATGCCGATGAATATCAGTACCCCTACAGCACTCCCGCGGATCAGCCTTTCCTTTGGACTCAAGGCCGTCAGGTGGGTGGTCGCAGCCTGACCTGGGGTGGAATCACTCTGCGTCTTTCTGACTATGACTTCAAGGCCGCTGATGCCGATGGCTACGGGGAAAGCTGGCCGATTGGTCACGAGGATCTTGACCCTCATTACGGCGCATTAGAGCGGTTGTTTGAGGTGAGGGGGAACACCGATGGCCTCCAGCATCTTCCCGATGGCTTGCTGGCACCTCCTCTGCCCCTGCTCCCTGAGGAAGAGCGCTTCCGGACCGCCTTGCTCAGGCATCGGGATGTTCCATTCATTCACTCCCGCGGTTTTGAAGCACACGCGGCTGGTTCCCAGTCGTCCTGGCCCAAGTCCAGCAGTAACGGATCCACTTTGCGTCGTGCCATGGCCACGGGCCGAGTGGAGATGCTCAGTGGCTTCATGGCCGTGAATTTGGTGCTGCATCCCGGACAGGACAAAGCCCGAGCCGTCGTTGTGGTGAATCGTTCCAGCGGAGAGCAGCGTTTGCTCGAGGCCGATTTGATTGTGCTGTGCGCTTCCACCATCGCCAGCCTTCGGTTGCTTTTGCAATCGGAGCAAAAGCAGGATTCCCGCGGTTTCCACGATCCATCGTGCTTGCTGGGACAGGGCCTCATGGATCACGTGTCCTGTTGCCGATTCTTTTCGGTGCCATCGCTGACCGGCCGCAAGCCCATGCAGGTGCATGATCCTTCGAGCCTCCTTTCCGGTGCGGGAAGCTTTTTCCTGCCGTTCGGAAATTATCCTGCCTACTGCAAGGGGCGTTCGTTTCTGCGGGGATATGGACTCTGGGGGGCGATCAATCGCTTTGATCCCCCTTGGTGGCTGAAGCGTCACCCGGATCAACGCCTCGGCTTTCTGATTGGCCATGGAGAGGTCCTGGCCTCAGAGACCAATCGAGTCACGCTCTCCGATCGTTGTGATCAGTTTGGGGTGCCGATGCCCATGATCAGCTGTCGCTGGGGGGACAACGAAAAAGCAATGGTGACCCATATGCAAGGGACAATCGAGGACTGCATTGGCGTTGCCGGCGGTACGCCTGCATCACTTCCTGATTTGATTCATCTCCCTTTCGTGGAACCACTCATTCGTGGAGCCATCGCTGTTCAGGAGGATTCCCCTCCGCCGGGCTATTACATCCATGAAGTGGGTGGGGCGCCCATGGGCCACAGTGAACAAACGAGTGTGGTGGACGCTTACAACCGTCTGTGGCGGTGCCGGAATGTGCTGGTGGTGGATGGTGCCTGCTGGCCTTCATCCGGGTGGCAAAGCCCAACCCTCACAATGATGGCCATCACCCGTCGAGCCTGCCTGGAAGCTCTCAAGCCTGCTTGCGGCTGA
- a CDS encoding asparaginase, which yields MPLPSGYRGSARSTATPPLEVHLKRGASIESTHRVHVVVCDSRGRVLMRAGEPDHETFVRSALKPFQALPLLSSGASESYSCGERGIAISCASHAGTPSHAREAFRLLWNAELDSHHLQCPIPDGARSPLEHNCSGKHAGFLITAKKMGWPLDTYLRGDHPVQQEVNRRVAELLGLPVEELVAERDDCGAPTLRLQLAQIGLLYAHLGASTHAEMEQISRAMLAHPEIVAGEGRFDTELMRRSHKQVISKGGAEGMQCLSRTGDGLGVAIKVVDGARRAKQAVALHVLRQLDWLTPSGLQELEEQLLLLNAGVQLVVEGELRS from the coding sequence ATGCCGCTTCCATCCGGATACAGAGGTTCTGCTCGATCGACCGCGACTCCCCCACTGGAAGTGCACCTGAAGCGAGGCGCGTCGATTGAATCCACCCATCGGGTTCATGTCGTGGTGTGTGACAGCCGCGGTCGTGTGTTGATGAGAGCCGGAGAGCCGGATCATGAGACGTTCGTTCGTTCTGCACTCAAACCCTTTCAGGCTTTGCCTTTATTGAGCAGCGGAGCATCGGAGTCTTACAGCTGTGGGGAACGGGGAATCGCAATCAGCTGTGCTTCTCATGCCGGCACTCCGTCCCATGCCAGGGAGGCGTTTCGTCTGCTGTGGAATGCCGAGTTGGACAGTCACCATCTCCAATGCCCCATTCCTGATGGCGCTCGCAGTCCTCTCGAACACAACTGTTCCGGAAAACATGCCGGATTCTTGATTACAGCCAAGAAGATGGGTTGGCCTCTCGACACGTATCTGCGTGGAGATCATCCCGTTCAGCAAGAGGTGAATCGTCGTGTCGCTGAACTGCTCGGTCTACCTGTGGAAGAGCTCGTGGCCGAACGGGACGATTGCGGAGCTCCCACTCTCAGATTGCAGTTAGCCCAGATCGGTCTCCTCTACGCCCATCTCGGTGCTTCTACTCATGCGGAGATGGAGCAGATCAGTCGGGCCATGCTGGCTCACCCCGAGATTGTGGCAGGGGAGGGACGGTTTGATACCGAGCTGATGCGCCGCTCACACAAGCAGGTGATTAGCAAAGGAGGTGCTGAGGGAATGCAATGCCTGAGTCGAACAGGCGACGGCCTCGGTGTTGCCATCAAGGTGGTCGATGGTGCTCGTCGCGCCAAGCAGGCTGTTGCTTTGCATGTGTTGCGCCAGTTGGATTGGCTCACGCCCAGCGGTCTTCAGGAGCTGGAGGAGCAACTCCTCCTTCTCAACGCTGGGGTTCAGCTCGTGGTGGAAGGAGAGCTGCGTTCTTGA
- a CDS encoding CGLD27 family protein: MVSSVSCPVPPEQRPQEEFIEFTRSWFFSWPCQSQNDLDRALLINWLLISPVSVLVASGSWTLRHDPVRLCLAGGVAALVLPMLLLVRQWLGWSYVHKRLLSEKVEYEESGWYDGQVWEKPLSWRERDLLLAQHEVRPILGRLGRAMALVTGLMLGGASICQAL, translated from the coding sequence ATGGTCTCCAGCGTGTCCTGTCCTGTTCCTCCTGAGCAGCGTCCCCAGGAGGAGTTCATTGAATTCACCCGTTCTTGGTTTTTTTCGTGGCCTTGTCAGTCGCAGAATGATCTCGACCGGGCTCTTCTGATCAATTGGCTTTTGATCTCACCGGTCAGTGTTCTTGTGGCCAGTGGAAGCTGGACCCTTCGTCATGACCCGGTACGACTGTGTCTGGCGGGGGGTGTCGCTGCCCTCGTGCTGCCGATGCTGCTTCTGGTGCGTCAATGGCTTGGATGGAGCTATGTGCATAAACGCTTGCTGTCAGAGAAAGTCGAATATGAAGAGTCAGGTTGGTACGACGGTCAGGTCTGGGAAAAGCCCCTGTCCTGGCGCGAGCGTGATCTCCTTCTTGCCCAACACGAAGTTCGTCCGATTCTCGGCCGCCTCGGCCGTGCAATGGCGCTTGTTACCGGTCTGATGCTTGGGGGCGCGAGCATCTGTCAAGCTCTCTGA
- the rsfS gene encoding ribosome silencing factor → MDSEQLAELAADACDDRKAVDIQLIRVDEVSSLADWMVIAGGQSDVQVRAIARSVEDRLEDEAQRLPLRKEGINEGRWALLDYGELIVHVLQPGERRYYDLEAFWSHGHRRPHLTSTSTED, encoded by the coding sequence ATGGATAGTGAGCAGCTGGCTGAACTGGCAGCTGATGCCTGTGATGACCGCAAGGCTGTGGATATCCAGCTGATTCGCGTGGATGAAGTCTCAAGCCTGGCGGACTGGATGGTGATTGCTGGTGGACAGAGCGACGTTCAGGTTCGCGCAATCGCCCGTTCCGTCGAAGATCGGCTGGAGGACGAAGCTCAGCGCCTGCCCCTCCGCAAGGAAGGCATCAATGAAGGGCGATGGGCCCTTTTGGATTACGGCGAACTGATCGTTCATGTTCTTCAGCCAGGAGAGCGCCGTTACTACGACTTGGAAGCGTTCTGGAGCCACGGCCATCGCCGTCCCCATCTAACCTCCACATCCACCGAGGACTGA
- a CDS encoding DUF3318 domain-containing protein, which produces MSELQRLKGLLPPEMQSWVFVEAAAAVDPALITLEEIGRDEVEIQVDLDAWDSLALDYRNLLFWHEVGRIQNDTIPRDGWEMAALAIGLGGAIGELWVQDGLLLIMALGLSGFAGYRLYLKNNAEKRLRDAIAADERAIDLACRFGYSVPNAYKSLGGALKDLVEKTRKKKKRGFYEDRLEALRKSAGKARAEMAQQQGSRQSVTSENVYG; this is translated from the coding sequence ATGAGCGAACTCCAGCGCCTGAAGGGGCTGCTGCCTCCCGAAATGCAGAGCTGGGTGTTCGTTGAGGCCGCAGCAGCAGTTGATCCTGCTCTGATCACCCTGGAGGAAATCGGTCGCGACGAAGTGGAGATCCAGGTTGATCTCGATGCCTGGGACAGCCTGGCTCTGGATTACCGCAACTTGCTCTTCTGGCATGAGGTGGGGCGGATTCAGAACGACACCATCCCCAGGGATGGTTGGGAGATGGCAGCGTTGGCCATCGGTCTTGGGGGTGCGATCGGCGAGCTCTGGGTCCAGGATGGACTCCTGCTGATCATGGCCTTGGGGTTATCGGGTTTCGCGGGTTACCGGCTCTACCTGAAAAACAACGCCGAGAAGCGCTTGCGAGATGCCATTGCGGCAGATGAGCGGGCGATCGATCTCGCCTGCCGCTTCGGTTACAGCGTTCCGAATGCATACAAGAGCCTCGGTGGCGCTCTCAAGGATCTGGTGGAGAAGACCAGAAAGAAGAAGAAGAGGGGGTTTTATGAGGACCGTCTCGAGGCTTTGCGCAAGAGTGCTGGAAAGGCGCGGGCCGAAATGGCGCAGCAACAGGGGTCCCGTCAATCCGTCACCAGTGAGAACGTTTATGGATAG
- the carB gene encoding carbamoyl-phosphate synthase large subunit: MPRRNDLHRILLLGSGPIVIGQACEFDYSGTQACKALKAEGYEVVLVNSNPASIMTDPEMADRTYVEPLTPEVVTRVIERERPDALLPTMGGQTALNLAVALAEDGTLDRFGIELIGADLKAIRKAEDRQLFKEAMERIGVKVCPSGIASSMDEAKDVGASIGTFPRIIRPAFTLGGSGGGIAYNPEEFDAICKSGLDASPVSQILIEKSLLGWKEFELEVMRDLADNVVIVCSIENLDPMGVHTGDSITVAPAQTLTDREYQRLRDQSIAIIREIGVATGGSNIQFAINPQDGDVVVIEMNPRVSRSSALASKATGFPIAKIAAKLAVGYTLDEILNDITGKTPACFEPTIDYVVTKVPRFAFEKFRGSPAVLTTAMKSVGEAMAIGRCFEESFQKALRSLETGLSGWGGDRPEPTLEPAELERSLRTPSPERILSVRYAMVAGRTDAEIHSLSSIDPWFLAKLRRLIDAEERLLRGKRLDQLSSDTMLELKQLGFSDRQIAWQTGSKELEVRARRNTLAIQPVFKTVDTCAAEFASSTPYHYSTYERPVGRINIKGDLVFQAPTSEVSTDTRRKLMILGGGPNRIGQGIEFDYCCCHASFSAQNQGYCTVMVNSNPETVSTDYDSSDRLYFEPLTFEDVLNVIEAERPAGVIVQFGGQTPLKLALPLLRWFETSQGQTTGTQIWGTSPESIDLAEDREQFEAILRELEIRQPRNGLARSDGEARAVAETVGYPVVVRPSYVLGGRAMEVVYDESELNRYMNEAVQVEPDHPVLIDQYLQNAIEVDVDALCDQEGTVVIGGLMEHIEPAGIHSGDSACCLPSISLGAEALNTIKAWTKALALRLNVRGLINLQFAVQRAENGEERVFIIEANPRASRTVPFVAKATGVPLARIATRVMAGESLATIGLLHEPSPPLQAVKEAVLPFRRFPGADSLLGPEMRSTGEVMGWAPDFGMAYAKAEIAAGDALPTEGTVFLSTHDRDKPALIPVAQRLIALGFDLIATSGTAQTLSAAGLSVTPVLKVHEGRPNIEDQIRSGGVQLVINTPIGRQAAHDDRYLRRAALDYSVPTVTTLAGARSAVEGIEALQSKSIEIHALQDVHAGAESR; this comes from the coding sequence ATGCCCAGGCGGAACGATCTGCATCGCATCCTCCTGCTGGGTTCGGGGCCAATTGTGATTGGCCAGGCCTGTGAATTCGACTACTCAGGAACGCAAGCCTGCAAAGCCCTGAAAGCAGAAGGATATGAGGTTGTTTTAGTTAATTCGAATCCCGCCTCGATCATGACTGATCCGGAGATGGCGGATCGGACCTACGTCGAACCTCTCACTCCAGAGGTTGTCACGCGGGTGATCGAACGGGAGAGACCGGATGCTCTTTTACCAACAATGGGGGGACAGACAGCGCTGAACCTGGCTGTTGCGCTGGCAGAGGACGGCACTCTGGATCGCTTCGGCATTGAATTGATTGGTGCTGACCTCAAGGCGATTCGCAAGGCGGAGGATCGGCAGCTCTTCAAGGAGGCCATGGAGCGGATCGGTGTGAAGGTTTGTCCTTCGGGAATCGCTTCCTCGATGGACGAAGCAAAGGATGTTGGAGCCTCCATCGGCACATTCCCTCGCATCATTCGTCCTGCCTTCACGCTGGGAGGCAGCGGTGGAGGCATTGCCTACAACCCAGAGGAGTTCGACGCCATCTGCAAGAGCGGCCTGGATGCAAGTCCGGTTTCGCAGATCCTCATCGAAAAGTCACTTCTCGGCTGGAAGGAATTCGAACTTGAGGTGATGCGCGATCTCGCCGACAACGTCGTGATTGTCTGCAGCATCGAAAACCTTGATCCGATGGGGGTGCACACGGGCGACTCGATCACAGTGGCACCCGCCCAGACGCTCACCGATCGTGAATACCAGCGCCTGCGGGACCAGTCCATCGCGATCATCCGTGAGATCGGCGTCGCGACAGGTGGCAGCAACATTCAGTTCGCGATCAATCCTCAGGATGGCGACGTTGTGGTCATTGAGATGAACCCTCGAGTGAGCCGATCGTCTGCTCTGGCCAGCAAGGCCACGGGGTTCCCGATCGCAAAGATCGCTGCAAAGTTAGCCGTTGGATACACCCTCGATGAAATTCTGAACGACATCACAGGCAAGACACCAGCCTGCTTTGAGCCGACCATCGACTACGTCGTCACCAAAGTCCCCCGCTTCGCCTTTGAAAAGTTCCGCGGGTCACCAGCCGTTCTGACCACGGCGATGAAATCCGTTGGTGAAGCCATGGCGATCGGCCGATGTTTCGAAGAATCGTTCCAGAAAGCCCTGCGATCTCTTGAAACAGGCCTCTCAGGCTGGGGAGGGGATCGTCCTGAACCAACGCTTGAGCCAGCCGAACTTGAACGGTCCTTACGCACCCCTTCACCCGAACGGATTCTCAGTGTTCGCTACGCGATGGTTGCAGGTCGGACCGATGCCGAGATCCATTCCCTCAGCAGCATTGACCCCTGGTTCCTCGCCAAACTTCGCCGCTTAATTGATGCCGAGGAACGGCTTCTGCGCGGAAAGCGTTTGGATCAGCTCTCAAGCGACACCATGCTTGAGCTGAAACAGCTCGGCTTCTCTGATCGTCAAATTGCCTGGCAGACAGGCAGCAAGGAGCTTGAAGTCCGCGCCCGTCGCAACACACTCGCCATCCAACCGGTCTTCAAAACCGTCGACACCTGCGCGGCTGAATTCGCTTCCTCAACGCCATATCACTACTCGACGTATGAGCGACCAGTGGGTCGCATCAACATCAAAGGAGATCTGGTTTTTCAGGCGCCAACAAGCGAAGTGTCAACTGACACCCGACGCAAGCTGATGATTTTGGGTGGTGGTCCGAACAGGATTGGCCAGGGCATTGAGTTCGACTATTGCTGCTGCCATGCCTCATTCTCCGCGCAAAACCAGGGGTACTGCACGGTGATGGTCAACAGCAATCCGGAAACGGTCTCCACCGACTACGACAGCAGCGATCGCTTGTACTTCGAGCCTCTCACCTTCGAGGATGTGCTGAACGTGATTGAAGCGGAGCGGCCGGCAGGGGTCATCGTTCAATTCGGTGGTCAGACGCCCCTCAAGCTCGCTCTTCCTCTCCTGAGATGGTTTGAAACATCGCAAGGCCAGACAACCGGTACTCAGATCTGGGGGACCTCCCCTGAATCAATCGATCTTGCGGAAGACCGTGAACAGTTCGAAGCGATTCTCCGAGAACTGGAGATTCGGCAGCCACGCAATGGCCTGGCACGCAGTGACGGGGAGGCCAGGGCTGTCGCTGAAACGGTCGGATACCCAGTTGTGGTCCGCCCCTCATACGTTCTGGGCGGTCGCGCCATGGAAGTGGTCTACGACGAGAGCGAACTCAATCGCTACATGAACGAAGCCGTTCAGGTGGAGCCAGATCATCCGGTGCTCATCGACCAGTACCTCCAGAACGCCATTGAGGTTGACGTGGACGCCCTCTGTGATCAGGAGGGCACAGTTGTGATCGGAGGGCTGATGGAACACATCGAACCGGCAGGCATTCATTCCGGTGATTCCGCCTGCTGCCTTCCATCAATATCTCTGGGGGCTGAGGCGCTGAACACCATCAAAGCCTGGACAAAAGCCCTGGCGCTTCGGCTGAACGTACGGGGATTGATCAACCTTCAGTTCGCCGTGCAAAGAGCCGAAAACGGTGAAGAGAGAGTCTTCATCATCGAAGCCAACCCGAGAGCATCAAGAACCGTGCCTTTCGTCGCCAAGGCCACGGGGGTGCCTCTCGCTCGCATAGCAACACGGGTGATGGCAGGAGAGAGTCTCGCGACCATCGGGTTGTTGCACGAACCAAGTCCACCCCTCCAGGCGGTGAAAGAAGCGGTGCTGCCGTTCAGACGATTTCCAGGGGCAGACTCGCTTCTGGGCCCTGAGATGCGTTCCACTGGAGAGGTGATGGGATGGGCTCCCGACTTCGGAATGGCTTATGCCAAAGCCGAGATCGCTGCGGGTGATGCCCTGCCAACGGAAGGTACGGTCTTCCTGTCAACCCACGACCGGGACAAACCTGCGTTGATCCCCGTGGCGCAGCGCCTAATCGCGCTCGGTTTTGATCTGATCGCAACCTCTGGAACCGCTCAGACCCTCTCTGCAGCAGGGCTATCGGTGACCCCTGTGCTCAAGGTCCATGAAGGTAGGCCAAATATCGAAGACCAGATCCGCTCAGGAGGAGTTCAGCTTGTGATCAACACCCCCATTGGTCGCCAGGCCGCCCACGACGATCGCTACCTCAGGCGTGCGGCCCTCGACTATTCCGTACCGACTGTCACCACCCTGGCTGGAGCACGTTCAGCGGTTGAAGGAATTGAGGCTCTCCAGTCGAAGAGCATTGAGATTCATGCCTTGCAGGATGTTCATGCAGGCGCTGAATCCCGGTAA
- a CDS encoding DUF3386 domain-containing protein, translated as MTVSTPALVTPGSDCREAFRAAYENRYTWDPGFSGYSGRCIWQQGERTVEGRFEVGADLKAKVTGVDDAEVEKAMASQLWEVAIHRVRRTFDQVHGDNTFTAGSTTDEGLEVLVGGKGEGDRYCIKNRVVTMVHRHIHGTVVTIHTGSTTDTGSGYLSRSYTSQYADPTTGELKGGKSTFDDRFVPLKGEGPWVLASRRVITAAGSGEDASEQTFLFEDLQPLA; from the coding sequence GTGACCGTCAGCACACCAGCGCTAGTAACACCAGGCAGTGACTGCCGCGAAGCATTCAGGGCGGCCTATGAAAACCGTTACACCTGGGATCCTGGCTTCTCCGGATACAGCGGACGTTGCATCTGGCAACAGGGCGAACGCACTGTCGAGGGCCGCTTCGAGGTTGGTGCCGACCTGAAAGCCAAGGTGACAGGAGTTGACGATGCAGAGGTGGAAAAGGCCATGGCATCCCAGCTCTGGGAAGTTGCCATCCACCGCGTTCGGAGGACCTTCGATCAGGTGCACGGTGACAACACCTTCACCGCAGGTTCAACCACGGATGAAGGATTAGAAGTGTTGGTTGGCGGCAAAGGTGAGGGTGACCGCTACTGCATCAAGAATCGGGTTGTCACCATGGTTCACCGCCATATTCACGGCACAGTCGTCACGATTCACACCGGCAGCACGACGGACACGGGGAGCGGTTATCTCAGTCGTTCATACACCAGTCAGTACGCCGATCCCACCACGGGTGAGTTGAAAGGCGGAAAAAGTACGTTTGATGACAGGTTTGTACCTCTCAAGGGAGAGGGTCCTTGGGTCCTCGCCTCTCGGCGTGTCATTACGGCTGCAGGCTCCGGCGAAGACGCCTCTGAGCAGACATTCTTGTTTGAAGACTTACAGCCTCTGGCGTAA